GGCGCGGCTGGTGCGCATCGAGACCGGGGCCGACGGCGAGCCGCTCGCAGTCGCGGAATTCGAAACCGACCGCCCCTTGCAGGCCGGTCTGCCCGTCGAGGTGCGGCGCCCGTGATCGTTGCCCGCCGTTGCCGGGTGACGGGCCGCGTGCAGGGGGTCTTCTATCGCGCCAGTACCCGCCGTCAGGCCGAGGCGCTGGGGGTGTCCGGTCATGCCATAAACCTGCCGGACGGCGCCGTCGAGGTGCTCGCCGTGGGTCCGGCCGAGGCCGTCGAGGCACTCTGCGCCTGGCTGTGGGCGGGGCCGCCTGCGGCGGCCGTGCGCGAGGTGCGTTGCGAGGTGCTGGACCCGCCGCCGGCGGTGCGGGGCTTTGCGACCGGCTGAAGCCGATCTTCCGCACTGCGCGGATGGTGACGCAGCTTGTGCAGGATGGGCAAAGGCGCGTAGCGACGTGCCCATCAGAGTTTTACCGCTGTTGTGATGGGCACGGCCCTCCGGGCCTTTACCCATCGTACCCGCCCTCGCGAGGCCGGTCGCTAGCCCGCATATTGCACCAGGTCGGAAGCGGGCGGGAGCCAACTTGTTGTCCTGGTACGTAATGAACCGGATTTTTTGCCCATGGCCCGGAGTACGATTTGTGCCCGCCCGCTTCCTGCTGCGGCCCTGGCGGATTTTCGCTCGGCCTCGGGGGTGCTTCACTCAAGCCGTAGCGACGGCTACGGCTTGAGCGCCAGCTCTCCCCGAGCCCGGCTGCAAATCCGCCATCATCCGCAGCCTCTGGTGCAATATGCGGGCTAGCTGTGATCTTCCAGTAGGTTGTTCACTCGGGGTTTACCCGGAGAATTGGAGGTGCAACCCAAACCAATGCTTCGAGGACCCCGAATGAACAGCCATAAAAATGCCCGATTAACCGT
This genomic stretch from Thiohalobacter sp. harbors:
- a CDS encoding acylphosphatase, which gives rise to MVARRCRVTGRVQGVFYRASTRRQAEALGVSGHAINLPDGAVEVLAVGPAEAVEALCAWLWAGPPAAAVREVRCEVLDPPPAVRGFATG